The Campylobacter sp. CN_NE2 genome contains a region encoding:
- the hemL gene encoding glutamate-1-semialdehyde 2,1-aminomutase, giving the protein MTNHKAFTQAQKFIPGGVDSPVRAFGNVGSEPFFVKKAKGSYIYDIEGKKYLDFVQSWGPLIFGHCDKDIQKAVIKTAKNGLSFGASSPLETELAKLVLGKFDYLDKIRFVSSGTEATMSAIRLARGFSKKDKIIKFEGCYHGHSDSLLVKAGSGATTFGNASSAGVPADIAKNTYLAIYNDIDSVKAIVEKEEIGTIIIEPIAGNMGLVPAKAEFLKELRKICDEKKIVLIFDEVMSGFRASALGSYGIYGIKADLVTFGKVIGGGMPVAAFAGREEIMNLISPLGGVYQAGTLSGNPVAMAAGIASVSKIFASKNLYKKLENLANLFMDGLKEIANNKGIPLQTCVRGSMFGYFFTENPVLNYADALKSDTKTFAKFHGAMIKEGVFLAPSQFETGFICASMNEKEIEFALKKAKKAFDKL; this is encoded by the coding sequence ATGACAAACCACAAAGCTTTTACTCAGGCACAAAAATTTATTCCCGGTGGCGTTGATTCGCCAGTGAGAGCATTTGGAAATGTAGGAAGTGAGCCGTTTTTTGTAAAAAAAGCAAAAGGAAGCTATATTTATGACATCGAAGGCAAAAAATATTTAGATTTTGTGCAAAGTTGGGGACCGCTGATTTTTGGACATTGTGATAAAGATATTCAAAAAGCCGTTATCAAAACAGCTAAAAACGGGCTTAGCTTTGGTGCTTCAAGTCCGTTAGAAACCGAACTTGCAAAACTAGTTCTTGGGAAATTTGATTATTTGGATAAAATTCGCTTTGTTTCAAGCGGCACGGAAGCTACGATGAGCGCAATCCGCCTAGCTCGCGGATTTAGCAAAAAAGATAAAATTATTAAATTTGAAGGTTGCTACCACGGACACAGCGACTCGCTTTTAGTGAAAGCAGGAAGCGGTGCGACAACTTTTGGAAATGCTAGTAGCGCAGGAGTTCCAGCTGACATCGCTAAAAATACCTATTTGGCGATTTATAACGATATTGATAGCGTAAAGGCGATTGTCGAAAAAGAAGAAATCGGCACAATCATCATCGAGCCAATCGCCGGAAATATGGGCTTGGTTCCTGCAAAAGCTGAGTTTTTAAAGGAACTTCGCAAAATTTGCGACGAGAAAAAAATAGTTTTGATTTTCGATGAAGTTATGAGCGGATTTAGAGCTAGCGCGCTTGGAAGTTACGGAATTTACGGCATTAAGGCTGATTTGGTAACTTTTGGCAAGGTTATCGGTGGCGGAATGCCGGTGGCTGCTTTTGCTGGGCGTGAAGAAATAATGAATTTAATAAGTCCGCTTGGCGGAGTTTATCAAGCAGGAACGCTAAGCGGAAATCCTGTCGCTATGGCAGCAGGAATCGCTTCGGTAAGTAAAATTTTTGCTTCAAAAAATCTTTACAAAAAGTTAGAAAATTTAGCAAATTTATTTATGGACGGATTAAAAGAAATCGCTAACAACAAAGGAATTCCTTTGCAAACTTGCGTAAGAGGCTCTATGTTTGGATATTTTTTCACTGAAAATCCTGTGCTAAACTACGCAGACGCCCTAAAATCAGACACAAAAACATTTGCCAAATTTCACGGAGCGATGATAAAAGAAGGCGTTTTTCTAGCCCCAAGCCAGTTTGAAACAGGCTTTATTTGTGCTAGTATGAACGAAAAAGAGATCGAATTTGCTTTGAAAAAAGCAAAAAAAGCGTTTGACAAATTATAA
- the rpiB gene encoding ribose 5-phosphate isomerase B gives MQIKKIFIAGDHAAFEAKEISKKILENLGFEPIDLGANSPEISVDYPDFAKALCDEVSKDEGNFGILICGTGLGISMAANRNPQIRCALCHDRFTATMSREHNDANVLAFGARVVGAGVIEDMIKAFFSTEFAGGRHERRVNKLGSCLC, from the coding sequence ATGCAGATTAAAAAGATTTTTATAGCAGGAGATCACGCTGCTTTTGAAGCAAAAGAAATTAGTAAGAAAATTTTAGAAAATTTGGGCTTTGAGCCGATCGATTTGGGTGCAAATTCGCCTGAAATAAGCGTTGATTATCCTGATTTTGCAAAGGCTTTGTGCGATGAAGTTTCAAAAGATGAAGGAAATTTTGGGATTTTAATTTGCGGCACGGGATTAGGAATTTCAATGGCGGCAAATCGAAATCCGCAAATTCGTTGTGCGTTATGCCATGATCGCTTTACAGCGACGATGAGTAGAGAACACAACGACGCAAATGTCTTAGCTTTTGGGGCTAGGGTTGTTGGAGCTGGCGTTATAGAAGACATGATAAAAGCGTTTTTTAGCACCGAATTTGCAGGTGGCAGACACGAAAGGCGAGTTAATAAACTTGGGAGTTGTCTATGTTAA
- a CDS encoding DedA family protein — MEDFLKELLFEYKNYAYGILFVWCLLEGEIALILGGILAHEGHINLALGIFIAGLGAFCGDQFYFYIGRYNRSYIGKKLAKQRRKFAIAHLLLKRLGWPIIFLQRYMYGFRVIIPMSIGLTRYSAKKFAFINLISAWCWAAITMILAWYFGKQIWRFISWAEEHWYIAIPIVCGFLFLIFYGFKKMENYFMNLRKDRYANQTNQ; from the coding sequence ATGGAAGATTTTTTAAAAGAACTTCTTTTTGAGTATAAAAATTACGCTTATGGAATTCTGTTTGTTTGGTGTTTGTTAGAAGGCGAAATTGCGCTTATTTTGGGTGGAATTTTAGCGCACGAAGGGCATATAAATTTAGCGCTTGGAATTTTTATTGCAGGACTTGGAGCATTTTGCGGAGATCAATTTTATTTTTATATCGGCAGATATAATCGTAGTTATATAGGTAAAAAATTAGCTAAACAACGCAGAAAATTCGCCATAGCGCATTTGCTACTTAAACGGCTTGGTTGGCCTATAATATTTTTGCAACGCTATATGTATGGATTTCGTGTGATAATCCCTATGAGTATCGGCTTAACTAGATATAGTGCGAAAAAATTTGCTTTTATAAATTTAATAAGCGCTTGGTGCTGGGCGGCGATAACGATGATTTTGGCGTGGTATTTTGGAAAGCAAATTTGGCGTTTTATAAGCTGGGCAGAAGAGCATTGGTATATCGCAATTCCGATTGTTTGCGGATTTTTATTTTTGATTTTTTATGGATTTAAAAAAATGGAAAATTACTTTATGAATTTAAGAAAGGATAGATATGCAAATCAAACTAATCAATGA
- the folD gene encoding bifunctional methylenetetrahydrofolate dehydrogenase/methenyltetrahydrofolate cyclohydrolase FolD, with translation MTIIDGKEISKKVKEEVRLEALNLASKGVKPGLAVILVGDDKASQTYVASKEKACISCEINSIMHRLDKDTSEEMLLDLIANLNEDDAVDGILVQLPLPKHINTNKVLEKIDPKKDVDGFHAVNVGRLVSGLDSFVPCTPLGIMRLLKEYGIEVSGKNAVIIGRSNIVGKPMANLLLNANATVTITHSKTANLKEICANADILVAAIGKPFFVTADMVKNGAVLIDVGINRLEDGRLVGDADFDSVKEKCSFITPVPGGVGPMTIAMLLENTITSAKNRLNKNR, from the coding sequence ATGACGATAATCGACGGAAAAGAAATCTCAAAAAAAGTCAAAGAAGAAGTTAGACTTGAAGCACTAAATTTAGCTTCAAAAGGCGTTAAACCAGGCTTAGCAGTTATTTTAGTCGGGGATGATAAAGCAAGTCAAACTTATGTCGCAAGTAAAGAAAAAGCATGCATCTCATGCGAAATAAATTCAATCATGCACCGCCTTGATAAAGACACAAGCGAAGAAATGCTTTTGGATTTGATTGCGAATTTAAATGAAGATGACGCAGTAGATGGCATTTTGGTGCAACTTCCTTTGCCAAAACATATAAACACAAACAAAGTTTTAGAAAAAATCGATCCAAAAAAAGATGTCGATGGCTTTCATGCCGTAAATGTGGGTCGCTTAGTAAGCGGATTAGATAGCTTTGTGCCTTGCACTCCGCTTGGCATTATGCGACTACTAAAAGAATACGGCATCGAAGTAAGCGGTAAAAACGCCGTCATCATCGGACGAAGTAATATCGTCGGTAAGCCTATGGCAAATTTATTATTAAATGCGAACGCAACCGTTACGATAACGCACAGCAAAACTGCAAATTTAAAAGAAATTTGCGCTAATGCCGATATTTTGGTTGCAGCTATCGGAAAGCCGTTTTTTGTAACTGCCGATATGGTAAAAAACGGCGCCGTGCTAATCGATGTTGGGATAAATCGCTTAGAAGATGGACGCCTTGTCGGGGACGCTGATTTTGACAGCGTTAAAGAAAAATGCTCTTTTATCACGCCAGTTCCAGGTGGCGTTGGACCCATGACAATCGCTATGCTACTAGAAAATACGATTACTTCGGCAAAAAATCGCCTAAATAAAAATCGTTAA
- a CDS encoding adenine phosphoribosyltransferase, producing the protein MKELNENDKKYLLSTIREIKDYPKAGILFRDITTLLNDKKAFEFLMSHLEAKYKDAGFDYIAGIESRGFIFGAALATRLNLGFVPIRKPKKLPYTTISQKYSLEYGFDQIEIHIDAFRDTKDAKVLLVDDLIATGGTAFAAAELIQRAGAICAQACFVMDLPALGGSEKLSKITKVYSVLEG; encoded by the coding sequence ATGAAAGAACTAAACGAAAATGACAAAAAATATCTTTTAAGCACTATTAGAGAGATTAAAGATTACCCAAAAGCAGGGATTTTGTTTCGCGATATTACTACTTTATTAAATGACAAAAAGGCGTTTGAATTTTTAATGTCCCATTTGGAAGCAAAGTATAAAGACGCAGGGTTTGACTATATCGCAGGGATTGAAAGTAGGGGTTTTATATTTGGCGCAGCACTTGCTACTCGCCTAAATTTGGGCTTTGTGCCTATAAGAAAACCAAAAAAACTTCCATATACAACGATTTCACAAAAATACTCGCTTGAATACGGCTTTGATCAAATCGAAATTCATATCGACGCATTTAGAGATACAAAAGACGCAAAAGTTTTATTAGTAGATGATTTAATAGCCACCGGCGGCACGGCATTTGCCGCAGCCGAGCTTATACAAAGAGCAGGAGCGATATGCGCCCAAGCGTGTTTTGTGATGGATTTACCGGCTCTTGGCGGTTCTGAAAAATTAAGCAAAATTACAAAAGTTTATAGCGTGTTAGAGGGCTAA
- a CDS encoding MFS transporter, translating to MKYIALLRYSRNFRLFTIVSFICSFGVWFSHTGIFTLLIELGAPVWAITACAALAFVPNIFLAPINGIIVDKFRPKPLMVSMFLIETISVLPLIFIDSLDLLWLLFLMIFLRSGAGTLYFQAAMSMLPKILTKKNLKLANEMFGMLWSVSYTIGMGIAGIFIHYFGVKMAFIFDFVLYFVSFFILLNLNLKHILPKSTAKAVQMLKEGLIYLRKNPVVVHFMVLHAFVGVTSYDALVALLADYKYKGIMSAALIIGFINMARAAFSMVGQVVLSKYLNDKILFWLFIGQFVGIALWGVFQFNFYISFIGIAAAGFCITALWSYTFTRLQHHCDDEFLGRVIAYNDMLFFIVSAVTSAAIGFLFEFGVSLSAITMIMAGCFLVAGFYYKFVYDKYLQN from the coding sequence ATTAAATACATTGCGCTTTTGCGTTATAGCCGAAATTTCAGACTTTTTACCATTGTTAGTTTTATTTGTAGCTTTGGCGTTTGGTTTTCGCATACGGGCATTTTTACGCTTTTGATTGAGCTTGGTGCGCCTGTTTGGGCGATTACGGCGTGTGCTGCGTTAGCTTTTGTGCCAAATATTTTTTTAGCTCCGATTAATGGCATAATTGTCGATAAATTTCGTCCAAAACCCCTAATGGTAAGTATGTTTTTAATCGAAACTATCAGCGTTTTGCCTTTGATTTTCATTGATAGCCTTGATTTGCTTTGGCTTTTATTTTTGATGATTTTTTTACGCTCTGGTGCGGGGACGCTCTATTTTCAAGCAGCGATGAGTATGCTTCCAAAAATTTTAACCAAAAAAAATCTCAAACTCGCAAATGAGATGTTTGGTATGCTTTGGTCGGTTTCATATACTATCGGTATGGGTATAGCGGGGATTTTTATACACTATTTTGGCGTGAAAATGGCGTTTATTTTTGACTTTGTGCTTTATTTTGTGTCATTTTTTATTTTATTAAATTTAAATTTAAAACATATCTTGCCAAAAAGCACGGCAAAAGCGGTTCAAATGCTAAAAGAAGGGCTAATCTATCTGCGTAAAAATCCTGTGGTGGTGCATTTTATGGTGCTTCATGCGTTTGTGGGAGTTACTAGCTATGATGCTTTGGTTGCGCTTTTGGCAGATTATAAATACAAAGGCATTATGAGTGCTGCTCTCATAATCGGCTTTATAAATATGGCAAGGGCAGCGTTTTCTATGGTCGGGCAGGTTGTGTTGTCAAAATACCTAAACGATAAAATTCTTTTTTGGCTTTTTATCGGGCAGTTTGTGGGAATCGCCTTGTGGGGAGTGTTTCAGTTTAATTTTTATATCTCATTTATCGGTATTGCGGCAGCCGGTTTTTGCATAACGGCACTTTGGTCTTATACCTTTACTCGTTTGCAACACCACTGTGATGACGAATTTTTGGGACGCGTAATAGCGTATAATGATATGCTATTTTTTATCGTCTCAGCCGTAACTTCGGCGGCAATCGGATTTTTATTTGAATTTGGAGTTAGTTTATCTGCGATAACGATGATTATGGCTGGTTGCTTTTTAGTGGCAGGATTTTACTATAAATTTGTTTATGATAAATATTTGCAAAACTAG
- a CDS encoding MFS transporter yields the protein MQSSKRAIKILTPLFLSAELMFIGEAIVLASVGIILKASNIGEFTIGLVSSFYFLGAIFCTFFISNIISKIGHARAYTLFSAIFAISALLHALNQNLIYWAFLRFMLGLSYYSLVIIIEIWINSKISNQIRSRVLACYEVVFYSAFAIGTLILGLNLSPTAIFIFSGIFIILGLIPLNIFKNKQPPLPQTKKIKIPNIFKIAPLALATSLSGGILINGFLSMASVFILSLGFGVKEVSLFIALATIGGLVSHIFFGFFSDKFGRKFAIMGVCVLGILTSILSLFFSQNLSVMWVLAFFLGGGIFPLYSLALARANDVIKDKKLIADASAALMLGYSTASFISPVILGSAMQIFGAKGFNIIYIITLSALFIFATFQKNIKN from the coding sequence TTGCAAAGTAGCAAAAGAGCGATAAAAATTTTAACTCCGCTATTTTTGAGTGCTGAGCTAATGTTTATCGGAGAAGCCATAGTTTTAGCTTCTGTCGGAATTATTTTAAAAGCTTCAAATATCGGCGAATTCACTATCGGTTTGGTTTCATCTTTTTATTTTTTAGGTGCTATTTTTTGCACTTTTTTTATAAGCAATATCATTTCTAAAATCGGACACGCTCGTGCTTATACACTATTTTCTGCGATTTTTGCTATAAGTGCGCTACTTCATGCCTTAAATCAAAATCTTATTTACTGGGCATTTTTGCGTTTTATGCTTGGATTATCGTATTATAGTTTGGTTATTATTATTGAAATTTGGATAAATTCAAAGATTTCAAATCAAATTCGCTCTCGTGTTTTGGCTTGTTACGAGGTAGTTTTTTATTCAGCCTTTGCGATTGGAACGCTTATTTTAGGTCTAAATTTAAGCCCTACGGCAATTTTCATTTTTAGCGGAATTTTTATAATTTTAGGACTTATTCCGCTAAATATTTTTAAAAATAAACAACCGCCACTCCCACAAACTAAAAAAATAAAAATTCCAAATATTTTTAAAATCGCTCCGCTTGCCTTAGCGACGAGTTTAAGCGGTGGAATTTTGATCAACGGATTTTTAAGCATGGCAAGTGTTTTTATTTTGTCTTTGGGTTTTGGCGTTAAAGAAGTTTCTCTTTTTATCGCACTTGCGACCATCGGCGGTCTTGTTTCACACATATTTTTTGGATTTTTTAGTGATAAATTTGGCAGAAAATTTGCTATTATGGGCGTTTGCGTTTTAGGAATTTTAACTTCAATCTTATCTTTATTTTTTAGCCAAAATTTAAGCGTTATGTGGGTTTTAGCGTTCTTTTTAGGTGGCGGGATTTTCCCGCTTTATTCCCTAGCTCTTGCAAGAGCAAACGATGTCATCAAAGATAAAAAACTAATCGCAGATGCTTCGGCTGCACTAATGCTTGGGTATTCGACCGCTTCATTTATATCACCTGTGATTTTAGGAAGTGCAATGCAAATTTTTGGCGCAAAAGGATTTAATATAATTTATATTATCACCCTTAGCGCACTTTTTATATTTGCAACCTTCCAAAAAAATATAAAAAACTAA
- a CDS encoding c-type cytochrome: MRILIFLSIFLSAIFGENFITEAEYGELLYKNPRGIGCNKCHGTKGEGSLIAKYGEFNKTSGEYYDTELVAPPINKLSLQEFADGVTNSKGVMPSYFLTKDEIIILYKFIKDLNKEKKK; the protein is encoded by the coding sequence ATGCGAATTTTGATATTTTTATCTATTTTTTTAAGTGCGATTTTTGGCGAAAATTTTATAACCGAAGCCGAATACGGCGAACTTTTATACAAAAATCCACGCGGTATCGGTTGTAATAAATGTCATGGAACAAAAGGCGAAGGAAGCTTGATAGCAAAATACGGCGAATTTAATAAAACTTCGGGCGAATACTATGACACCGAGCTTGTCGCACCGCCTATAAACAAGCTTTCTTTGCAAGAATTTGCAGACGGGGTAACAAATTCAAAAGGGGTAATGCCAAGCTATTTTTTAACCAAAGATGAGATTATAATTCTTTACAAATTTATAAAAGATCTAAATAAGGAGAAGAAAAAATGA
- a CDS encoding AtpZ/AtpI family protein, whose protein sequence is MRVTKNLNKVVRGANALSVGISVVVAVLIGVFLGIYFRNLTGSNIAFVICVLFGIAAAILNIYKAYKALSVDMSELENDPRYKNYKTQNAEFDDDEWGENSQNGEKSQNSEK, encoded by the coding sequence ATGAGAGTAACAAAAAACTTAAACAAAGTAGTTCGTGGCGCAAACGCACTAAGTGTCGGAATTTCCGTTGTTGTTGCAGTGCTAATAGGCGTATTTTTAGGGATTTATTTTAGAAATTTAACAGGCTCAAATATAGCTTTTGTGATTTGCGTTTTATTTGGAATCGCAGCGGCTATTTTAAACATTTACAAAGCCTACAAAGCTTTGAGTGTCGATATGAGCGAGCTTGAAAACGACCCAAGATACAAAAATTATAAAACTCAAAACGCCGAATTTGACGATGATGAATGGGGCGAAAATTCGCAAAACGGCGAAAAGTCGCAAAATTCGGAAAAATAA
- the lepB gene encoding signal peptidase I — protein MGVLKKIYNFASSWTGTVLIVLFVIFFVAQAFVIPSGSMKHSLLPGDFLFVKKFSYGIPTPHIPWIEKAVLPDFKGNGHLIDGERPKRGDIVVFREPQNPKIHFVKRNFAVGGDEVIFDLNNFYLRPHEGDEFIEKNYDKNDIVTLMGQKFVKEPYKFKGINYNPNSRNKMLANVEMSLLNGSLAMKPIIVKEFGDSFKMKNLEFNAFYIKIPQDEFFMIGDNRNDSADSRFWGCVPYKLIVGKPWFVYFSWDKNKIIRWERIGRFADTLQTDESLIYEQD, from the coding sequence ATGGGCGTTTTAAAGAAAATTTATAATTTTGCAAGTAGCTGGACGGGAACGGTTTTAATCGTTTTATTTGTGATATTTTTTGTGGCACAGGCTTTTGTGATTCCAAGCGGTTCGATGAAGCACTCGCTTTTGCCTGGGGACTTTTTATTTGTGAAAAAATTTAGTTACGGAATTCCTACGCCACATATCCCGTGGATAGAAAAGGCAGTTTTGCCTGATTTTAAGGGTAACGGGCATTTAATAGATGGCGAACGCCCAAAAAGGGGCGATATAGTGGTATTTCGTGAGCCACAAAATCCAAAAATTCACTTTGTAAAGCGAAATTTTGCAGTCGGCGGCGATGAGGTGATTTTTGATCTGAATAACTTTTATCTTCGTCCGCACGAAGGCGATGAATTTATCGAAAAAAACTACGATAAAAACGACATTGTAACGCTTATGGGGCAAAAATTTGTAAAAGAGCCTTATAAATTTAAAGGGATAAATTATAATCCAAATAGCAGAAATAAAATGTTAGCAAATGTCGAAATGTCGCTACTTAACGGCTCGTTAGCTATGAAGCCGATTATTGTGAAAGAATTTGGCGATAGTTTTAAGATGAAAAATTTGGAATTTAACGCTTTTTATATAAAAATTCCACAAGATGAGTTTTTTATGATAGGAGATAACAGAAACGACTCAGCCGATAGCCGTTTTTGGGGTTGTGTGCCTTATAAATTAATCGTCGGAAAGCCTTGGTTTGTCTATTTTAGCTGGGATAAAAATAAGATTATTCGCTGGGAACGCATTGGGCGATTTGCCGATACACTTCAAACCGATGAAAGTTTGATTTATGAGCAAGATTAA
- the ychF gene encoding redox-regulated ATPase YchF: MGLSVGIVGLPNVGKSTTFNALTKAQNAQAQNYPFCTIEPNKAVVAVPDKRLNELAKIVNPNRIQNSVIEFTDIAGLVKGASKGEGLGNKFLANIRECEIILHIVRCFEDGNITHVEGGIDPIRDIEIINTELILADIEQLTRKIERLNKEARANAKGAKESLDMANLLLKHLNDGNSASSFSEFENEIFTNLNKELRLLSAKEVIYGANVDEAGLENDNEFVKKVKEFAKKSNHEVIKLNAKIEEELIGLDDDEAKELLQSLGVEESGLDHIIRTAFAKLNLISYFTAGVMEVRAWTITKGWKAPKAASVIHNDFERGFIRAEVIAYDDFVKFGGENGAKENGKMRLEGKDYVVNDGDVMHFRFNV, from the coding sequence ATGGGATTATCAGTAGGCATAGTAGGACTTCCAAATGTCGGCAAATCAACGACATTTAACGCACTAACCAAAGCACAAAACGCACAAGCGCAAAACTATCCTTTTTGCACGATTGAGCCAAATAAAGCCGTAGTTGCCGTGCCTGATAAGCGTTTAAATGAATTGGCAAAAATCGTTAATCCCAATCGAATTCAAAACTCGGTTATCGAATTTACCGACATTGCAGGGCTTGTAAAAGGAGCTAGTAAAGGCGAAGGTTTAGGAAATAAATTCCTAGCAAATATCCGTGAATGCGAGATTATCTTACATATCGTTCGTTGTTTTGAAGACGGAAATATCACTCATGTTGAAGGAGGAATTGATCCGATCCGTGATATTGAGATTATCAACACTGAGCTTATTTTAGCCGACATAGAACAACTAACTCGCAAAATAGAACGCCTAAATAAAGAAGCAAGGGCAAATGCAAAAGGTGCAAAAGAAAGCTTGGATATGGCAAATTTGCTTTTAAAACATTTAAACGACGGAAATTCTGCGTCAAGTTTTAGCGAATTTGAAAATGAAATTTTTACAAATTTAAACAAAGAGCTAAGATTACTTTCGGCAAAAGAGGTCATTTATGGCGCAAATGTCGATGAAGCAGGGCTTGAAAATGATAATGAATTTGTTAAAAAAGTCAAAGAATTTGCTAAAAAAAGCAACCACGAAGTCATCAAGCTAAACGCAAAAATCGAAGAAGAGCTAATCGGTCTAGATGATGATGAAGCAAAAGAATTACTCCAAAGCTTGGGCGTAGAAGAAAGCGGACTTGATCATATCATAAGGACGGCATTTGCGAAATTAAATTTGATAAGCTATTTTACAGCCGGTGTCATGGAAGTTCGTGCTTGGACGATTACAAAAGGTTGGAAAGCCCCAAAAGCGGCAAGTGTTATCCATAACGATTTTGAACGGGGGTTTATTAGAGCAGAAGTCATTGCTTATGATGATTTTGTTAAATTCGGCGGTGAAAATGGCGCCAAAGAAAACGGCAAAATGCGACTCGAAGGCAAAGACTATGTCGTAAATGACGGCGATGTGATGCATTTTAGGTTTAATGTTTAA
- a CDS encoding leucyl aminopeptidase has translation MQIKLINEKIDDIKADFEVILVVNKNLDHEFIKDKDKFEFFGYDGSANLLLSESRRLYVGVKSLEFDRIRSAIATAYNTLKSYKISNFKIASYLCGCTTKSFMAMAEGVFLGSYEFNKYKSEKKKYSLNEILISTQEYNNHEIKLDKAQNGLKKGEIMANAANFVKDGVNEIPEIYTPVKMASDAEILAANYDSVSVKIYDENFLKDQNMNAFLAVNRSSIHPPRLIHLTYKPQICKKRVVFVGKGLTYDSGGLSLKPSDYMLTMKCDKSGAMAAMGIIKGAAELNLPFEIHAVIGATENMIGGNSYKPDDVLISRSGVTIEVRNTDAEGRLVLADCLDWAQELKPDILIDMATLTGACVVGLGEYTIGLLGNNEEFKLEYKRLTKPSGELFGILEFNDYLRELIKSNIADVSNTASSRYGGTTTAGLFLDKFIKDEYKDKWLHLDIAGPAYLEKAWGYNQIGATGAAVRANLYYLDAISKEK, from the coding sequence ATGCAAATCAAACTAATCAATGAAAAAATCGATGACATTAAGGCTGATTTTGAAGTTATTTTGGTTGTAAATAAAAATTTAGATCACGAATTTATCAAAGACAAGGATAAATTTGAGTTTTTCGGATACGACGGAAGCGCAAATTTGCTTTTAAGTGAGAGTAGAAGACTTTATGTAGGCGTAAAATCGCTAGAATTCGATAGAATTCGCTCAGCAATCGCCACTGCGTATAACACGCTAAAAAGCTATAAAATTTCAAATTTTAAAATCGCTTCGTATCTTTGCGGTTGCACTACAAAAAGCTTTATGGCGATGGCTGAGGGCGTGTTTTTGGGTAGTTATGAATTTAACAAATATAAAAGCGAAAAGAAAAAATACAGCCTAAATGAAATTCTAATCTCAACACAAGAGTATAATAACCATGAAATTAAACTCGATAAAGCGCAAAACGGGCTTAAAAAAGGCGAGATTATGGCAAATGCTGCAAATTTCGTCAAAGACGGCGTAAATGAAATCCCAGAAATTTACACGCCTGTAAAAATGGCTAGTGATGCCGAAATTTTGGCGGCAAATTATGACAGCGTAAGTGTAAAAATTTATGATGAAAATTTCTTAAAAGATCAAAATATGAACGCATTTTTGGCTGTAAATCGCTCTTCAATCCACCCGCCACGCTTAATTCATCTAACTTATAAGCCCCAAATTTGCAAAAAACGAGTTGTTTTTGTCGGCAAGGGCTTGACTTACGATAGCGGAGGGCTAAGCCTTAAACCAAGCGATTATATGCTTACGATGAAATGCGATAAAAGTGGCGCAATGGCTGCAATGGGTATCATAAAAGGAGCTGCTGAGCTAAATTTGCCGTTTGAAATTCACGCCGTCATCGGTGCAACCGAAAATATGATAGGCGGAAATTCATACAAGCCTGATGATGTGCTTATTTCTCGCAGCGGCGTTACTATCGAAGTGCGAAATACAGACGCAGAAGGTAGGCTAGTTTTGGCTGATTGCTTGGACTGGGCACAAGAGTTAAAGCCTGATATTTTAATCGATATGGCAACTCTAACAGGAGCTTGTGTAGTGGGTCTAGGCGAATACACAATCGGGCTTTTAGGAAACAATGAAGAATTTAAACTAGAATACAAACGCCTTACAAAGCCAAGCGGTGAGCTTTTTGGAATTTTAGAATTTAATGATTATCTAAGGGAGCTTATCAAATCAAATATCGCCGATGTTTCAAATACAGCTTCTAGCAGATACGGCGGAACGACCACGGCAGGGCTTTTCCTTGATAAATTTATAAAAGATGAATACAAAGACAAATGGCTTCACCTTGATATTGCCGGACCTGCGTATTTAGAAAAAGCATGGGGCTATAATCAAATCGGTGCCACAGGTGCAGCCGTAAGAGCAAATTTATACTATTTAGACGCTATTTCAAAGGAAAAATAA